The Pseudomonas nunensis genome includes the window CGAGGCTTGCCCGCGAAGAGGCCCTCAAACACAACGAACATAGATAGCCTGCTTCCTTTTATTTCCCGCCCACGCCATGATGCAGGTCTCCCACCGCCGCCCGCGAACGAGCCCTTCATGTCAGTGCAGCAACTGCCCCCGCAAAGCTCCATGGCGATCACCCTGCAGATCGTCTCCATCGTTTTCTATACCTTTATTGCCTTCCTCTGCATCGGTCTGCCGATTGCGGTGATCCCGGGGTATGTTCACGAACAGCTGGGTTTCAGCGCGATCATCGCGGGGCTGACCATTGGCTGCCAATACCTGGCCACCCTGCTCAGCCGCCCGATGGCCGGGCGCATGTCGGACACTGTCGGCACCAAGCGGGCGATTGTCTACGGCTTGTCGGGGATTGTGTTGAGTGGGGTGCTGACGTTGATGTCGACGCTGCTGCAAAGCTTTCCGTTGCTGAGCCTGTTGATCCTGATTGCTGGCCGGCTGCTGTTGGGGATCGCCCAAGGCTTGATCGGCGTCGGCACCATCAGTTGGTGCATGGGCCAGGTCGGCGCCGAGCACACCGCGCGCTCGATTTCCTGGAACGGGATCGCGTCCTATGGCGCCATCGCCATTGGTGCACCGCTGGGCGTGGTGATGGTCGCCGAGTATGGCTTTGAAAGCCTGGGGATTGTCCTGTCGGTGCTGGCGCTGGGCGCGCTGTTGCTGATCCGCAACAAACCGTCGGTGCCGGTAATTCGCGGGGAACGCCTGCCGTTCTGGAACGTGTTCGGGCGCATTGCGCCGTTCGGCGCGAGCCTGAGCCTGGCGTCCATCGGCTACGGCACCCTGACCACTTTTATTACCTTGTATTACCTCAATCGCGACTGGACCGGCGCGGCGTATTGCCTGACGGTGTTCGGCGTGTGTTTCATTCTGTCGCGGCTGCTGTTCATTTCTGCGATCAGCCGTTTCGGCGGCTTCACCTCGGCGATTGCCTGCATG containing:
- a CDS encoding MFS transporter, giving the protein MSVQQLPPQSSMAITLQIVSIVFYTFIAFLCIGLPIAVIPGYVHEQLGFSAIIAGLTIGCQYLATLLSRPMAGRMSDTVGTKRAIVYGLSGIVLSGVLTLMSTLLQSFPLLSLLILIAGRLLLGIAQGLIGVGTISWCMGQVGAEHTARSISWNGIASYGAIAIGAPLGVVMVAEYGFESLGIVLSVLALGALLLIRNKPSVPVIRGERLPFWNVFGRIAPFGASLSLASIGYGTLTTFITLYYLNRDWTGAAYCLTVFGVCFILSRLLFISAISRFGGFTSAIACMTIETVGLMMLWLAPSTGYALIGAGLTGFGLSLVYPALGVEAIKQVPNSSRGAGLSAYAVFFDLALAIAGPLMGAVALNLGYSWIFFSAALLSVTGLGLTLLLKRRAIA